The stretch of DNA AGGAAAACTTGTAATGGGCAAGATGTTTATGGGATTAATTGGAAAAAAATTAGGAATGACAAACTACATTACACCATCTGGTGTAGTGCCTGTCACAGTTATACAGGCTATCAAAGGAACTGTTGCTGATAAAAGAACAATAGAGAGAGACGGATATAGTTCAATTAGAGTAGCCTTTCAGGAATGCCCTGAGAAGAAATTGAACAGACCTCAATTAGGGCTATTTAAAAAATCTTCTTTAAAGCCACACAAGAAGATTGTTGAATTCCAAAATGATAGCTTGAATGTGGGAGATACATTGGATCTTTCAATGTTTTCTGTTGGCGAGAGCTTAAATATTTCTGGTGTAACAAGAGGTTTTGGGACGGCTGGAACTATTAAAAGGTGGAAATTCCATAGAGGACCAATGAGCCACGGCTCAAAGAATATCAGAAAAGTTGGTTCAACAGGAGTAGGTACAGGAATGAGCAAGATTATAAAAGGGAAAAAGATGCCAGGACATATGGGTAACACCAAAATAACAGTAAAAAATGTAGCTGTTATGGATCTTATGCCTGAGGATTACCTTATAGTTTTGAGAGGTTCTGTCCCTGGCCATAAAAATTCCTTTGTTGTCCTGTACAAAGGAGGAAATGTATGATTTCTGTATATGACTTAGAAGGGAACAAGCTTAGAGAGCTCGATTCATATTTGAGTGAAACTAAGGATAACTCGCATGTAGTTTATATGCAGGTTATTAGAGAACTTTCTGGAATGAGATCTGGCAGCGCATGCACGAAAACTCGTGGAGAAGTAAGCGGAGGCGGCAAAAAGCCATACGCCCAAAAGCACACCGGTAGAGCCAGACATGGATCAATTCGTTCTCCTATCTGGAGAAAGGGTGGCATAACATTTGGTCCAAAGCCAAGAAAATACAATTTCGATCTTCCTAAAAAGGTGAAAAA from Thermodesulfobium sp. 4217-1 encodes:
- the rplC gene encoding 50S ribosomal protein L3 — translated: MGKMFMGLIGKKLGMTNYITPSGVVPVTVIQAIKGTVADKRTIERDGYSSIRVAFQECPEKKLNRPQLGLFKKSSLKPHKKIVEFQNDSLNVGDTLDLSMFSVGESLNISGVTRGFGTAGTIKRWKFHRGPMSHGSKNIRKVGSTGVGTGMSKIIKGKKMPGHMGNTKITVKNVAVMDLMPEDYLIVLRGSVPGHKNSFVVLYKGGNV
- the rplD gene encoding 50S ribosomal protein L4, with product MISVYDLEGNKLRELDSYLSETKDNSHVVYMQVIRELSGMRSGSACTKTRGEVSGGGKKPYAQKHTGRARHGSIRSPIWRKGGITFGPKPRKYNFDLPKKVKKLSRNIAIKNLIDQDRFIVVENFSTIEPKVKNAFSFSTKLPGENCKSLIVIDDYFENVIRAFTNLPNFRIVDVNNLKVADILWSQRVIMTPEALECLQTWR